Proteins encoded by one window of Haliotis asinina isolate JCU_RB_2024 chromosome 6, JCU_Hal_asi_v2, whole genome shotgun sequence:
- the LOC137287459 gene encoding uncharacterized protein translates to MPVAVEKKVMFSNEYLEKSPDTNANSVIFQTLVPRRRRDRFGRDTTSKSDYLLSATLFPTGVRAPALEELQQKCGPISRLENARETPRRVIAPESLPGAGPKVLALRKGKESPPDTHRSSQSKSEALSCNLRSYHWSQMLKKKDVRDPMYINTYCPDERPLRFKETSFPRISKGRPWSVGESNPSKRFVRVRNERKSAGQMTSKTRVQGTSLHRSRKAFHATSTKEDGEQYFEVKHVSAQNSRSRGQEACLYSQVRQCIRLVRNHDVTFRKRTERPMKSETGKYRPFSTTRIRTPCVSPQPRYTYKEQDSADTYRNYVITKALQTRMSGSRSAGTVASGVVARNNTAASTYFDVESQVVQSVADSNMPDSDSKTTSGMSHDSELRPASRHSHDPLSIGLDVRGSTIVPPKLSKSKASDFDYSEKTVVTFSPKKEVITHKRRERSKTSTKSGVSGHSGVSIPAEELANRREEEEDIFPEPVTIQLDESGNPTIWKHDPTPRDSPDSGVIKIPAAMSMLSIEGTEDTDTHDDGCC, encoded by the coding sequence ATGCCGGTGGCCGTGGAGAAGAAGGTGATGTTCTCAAACGAGTATCTGGAGAAGTCACCAGACACCAACGCCAATTCTGTCATCTTCCAGACACTTGTGCCCCGACGCCGGAGAGACCGCTTTGGCCGTGACACAACAAGCAAGTCTGACTATCTACTGTCTGCTACCCTGTTTCCCACTGGGGTCAGGGCGCCTGCTCTGGAGGAGCTGCAGCAGAAGTGTGGACCCATCAGTCGACTTGAAAACGCCAGAGAAACTCCCAGGAGGGTAATAGCGCCGGAGTCTCTGCCTGGGGCAGGCCCGAAGGTGCTCGCCCTGCGGAAAGGCAAGGAAAGCCCGCCTGACACCCACCGGTCATCCCAGAGCAAATCTGAAGCTTTGTCATGCAACCTCCGGTCATACCATTGGTCACAGATGCTGAAGAAGAAAGACGTCCGAGATCCTATGTATATCAATACATACTGTCCAGATGAAAGACCGCTTCGCTTCAAGGAAACGTCATTCCCGCGGATATCCAAGGGCAGACCATGGTCGGTGGGGGAATCTAATCCTTCAAAACGATTTGTGAGGGTGAGAAATGAAAGGAAGAGTGCTGGCCAGATGACAAGTAAAACCAGGGTTCAAGGTACGTCATTGCACCGGTCCAGGAAGGCGTTCCATGCTACCAGTACCAAGGAGGACGGTGAGCAGTATTTTGAAGTGAAGCATGTGTCAGCTCAGAACAGTCGATCCCGGGGACAGGAGGCGTGCCTGTACTCGCAGGTTCGTCAGTGTATAAGACTGGTAAGGAATCATGATGTCACATTCAGGAAAAGGACTGAACGTCCGATGAAGTCTGAGACAGGCAAATACAGACCATTCTCCACAACCCGGATCCGCACCCCATGTGTCTCTCCACAACCACGCTACACGTACAAGGAGCAAGATTCAGCTGACACGTATCGAAATTACGTCATAACGAAAGCACTTCAAACCAGGATGAGCGGGTCAAGGTCAGCAGGTACTGTCGCCAGTGGGGTTGTGGCCCGTAACAACACCGCGGCATCTACGTATTTTGATGTCGAGTCCCAAGTGGTTCAGTCAGTGGCAGATAGCAACATGCCAGACAGTGACTCTAAAACAACAAGTGGAATGTCTCACGATTCGGAGTTGAGGCCAGCATCCAGACACTCGCATGACCCCCTAAGTATAGGGCTGGATGTTCGGGGGTCCACCATTGTCCCACCTAAGTTGAGCAAATCAAAAGCATCAGACTTTGATTATTCAGAAAAAACCGTGGTGACTTTCAGCCCCAAGAAAGAAGTGATTACACACAAACGCCGCGAAAGATCCAAAACGTCCACCAAGTCGGGAGTAAGTGGTCACAGTGGTGTAAGCATCCCGGCAGAGGAACTGGCCAACCGTCGCGAGGAGGAGGAGGACATCTTCCCCGAACCCGTCACCATCCAGCTGGACGAGAGTGGAAACCCCACCATCTGGAAACACGACCCTACCCCACGGGACAGCCCGGACTCAGGAGTCATCAAAATCCCTGCCGCGATGTCCATGTTAAGTATAGAGGGCACAGAGGACACAGACACCCACGATGACGGCTGCTGTTGA